From the genome of Lotus japonicus ecotype B-129 chromosome 6, LjGifu_v1.2, one region includes:
- the LOC130724475 gene encoding uncharacterized protein LOC130724475, with translation MASAFFSKVKPLYRNPFPSSNSMAVCHRHRSSRATKATLTEIDAEHEVTLKMFDDLIQRILVKKATPDWLPFLPGYSFWVPPRPSPSSVVHLAHRFNSSDQPQDALNLESHHGWPDPKYFLQGNAPAHSGESGVELNLPEEGTVKVKVITFSDNVANSEDEEG, from the exons ATGGCTTCCGCGTTCTTCTCGAAGGTGAAACCCCTCTACCGGAATCCCTTCCCGTCGTCCAATTCCATGGCGGTGTGCCACCGTCACCGATCATCACGCGCCACCAAGGCCACACTCACGGAGATTGACGCCGAACACGAGGTTACCTTGAAGATGTTCGACGATTTGATTCAGAGGattctggtcaagaaggcgacaCCCGATTGGCTTCCGTTTCTTCCTGGGTACTCGTTCTGGGTCCCACCGCGCCCGTCTCCTTCCAGCGTTGTTCACTTGGCTCACAGATTCAATAGCTCCGATCAACCCCAAGATGCGCTCAACCTTGAAAGTCACCATGGTTGGCCTGACCCTAAGTACTTTCTTCAAG GGAATGCACCTGCTCACAGCGGGGAATCTGGTGTCGAGCTAAATCTCCCCGAAGAGGGAACAGTGAAAGTGAAGGTTATCACATTTTCAGATAATGTAGCTAATTCAGAAGATGAGGAAGGATAA
- the LOC130724500 gene encoding uncharacterized protein LOC130724500 gives MAAQIPPQTAPSSSQPPHNSPPDPSQVPGFYNSPQIPGGYYQMFPAGIYPALVPGLAPPQIDEHVNRGAGIYAVPVNPYDRNVTGFPYNTLIPLTYRTPTRRSSEAAAASENQGQAGQQQHPQQQQPAPQRQVVVRRFQIAFQIDLLLMLKLAAVIFLFNQDGSRQRLVVLVLFAALVYLYQTGALTPIIRWLSQGMQRAAAPPHPPRPAPRAENVPAARQEGDNAAPAEAQPAAENGNQPPNDADQAIGNENVGEPGRGNGGNQWWGIVKEIQMIVFGFITSLLPGFHNHMD, from the exons ATGGCGGCACAAATCCCTCCTCAAACGGCACCGTCTAGCTCTCAACCTCCTCACAATTCTCCCCCAGATCCATCCCAG GTTCCGGGTTTTTACAATTCACCCCAAATTCCTGGTGGGTATTATCAGATGTTTCCTGCTGGAATATATCCTGCGCTAGTTCCAGGGTTAGCCCCGCCGCAAATTGATGAACATGTGAACCGTGGAGCTGGGATTTATGCTGTTCCTGTTAATCCATATGATAGGAATGTTACTGGATTTCCTTACAACACTCTCATTCCGCTGACTTACCGGACACCCAC TAGGCGGAGTTCTGAAGCTGCTGCAGCAAGTGAAAATCAGGGACAAGCAGGACAGCAACAGCATCCTCAACAGCAGCAGCCTGCACCTCAGAGACAAGTTGTTGTTAGGAGATTTCAGATTGCATTTCAAATTGATTTGCTGCTTATGTTGAAGCTGGCAGCTGTAATCTTTTTGTTCAACCAAGATGGGTCAAGGCAGCGGCTTGTTGTGCTTGTGTTATTTGCTGCTCTTGTATATTT ATACCAAACTGGAGCCTTGACACCAATTATAAGATGGCTTTCGCAAGGTATGCAGAGAGCAGCAGCACCCCCTCATCCACCAAGACCTGCACCCAGGGCTGAAAATGTTCCTGCTGCCAGGCAGGAGGGTGACAACGCTGCTCCAGCAG AGGCTCAACCTGCAGCCGAGAATGGGAACCAGCCACCTAATGACGCAGACCAGGCAATTGGGAATGAAAATGTGGGAGAACCCGGTAGAGGCAATGGTGGAAACCAGTGGTGGGGAATTGTGAAGGAGATCCAGATGATTGTCTTTGGATTTATCACTTCCCTTCTCCCTGGGTTCCACAACCATATGGATTGA
- the LOC130722292 gene encoding uncharacterized protein LOC130722292 yields MVMPPSLVDPLLPSPSSSDSVPPRSAPENRRFGDLRGFQWRINLGVLPSASSASIDVLRRVTADCRRRYASLRRRLLVEPHVRKDGTNSPNAVVDNPLSQNPDSTWSRFFRNAELERMVDQDLSRLYPEHGSYFQTPGCQGMLRRILLLWCLRHPECGYRQGMHELLAPLLYVLQVDLERLSEVRKLYEDQFTDRFDGLLCQENDLAYSFDFMKYPDQVENEIGSCGNAMKVNSLDELDPEIRTIVLLSDAYGAEGELGIVLSEKFMEHDGYCMFDALMKGYHGSVAMADFFSSSPVAGSHTGLPPVIEASTALYHLLSVVDSSLHSHLFDLGVEPQYFSLRWLRVLFGREFSLDNLLLVWDEIFASDNSKKERSADDNIECGFGILNSPRGAFISAMAVAMLLHLRSSLLAAENPTTCLQRLLNFPENIDIEKLLEKAKSLQDLALSVDISSSSLLFVGSHHQSKFMSTRPVTFPSESVSPKTPLNVVPDSYWEEKWRVAHKDEELKKDGAENQVPTRKKGWTEKVKFSLRRTESDPSPSRIQNGKKEPKVSVRRSLLKDLCKALGSEEDTEKLQGPETLGQQDNLSEAVEVEEQGDGCNGDNNYSSDDRSPSGNSDSSTYFDPTSPPNEANDHEITLEKSSVGSNLSLGECSETSDTSPNDSLLPISHPPESIPQASGCNNDDAGNPGCHEISEASSNNEATKSGCNNDDAGNPQCNEISDNGPNNSPSPISGPPENTPQTCNNDDSGNSVTHPKERKQNKFQWLWKFGRNNADVISEKVGGAAEATKPTNSSSSQSNRPAPASSTSNGHCSSVSYGGESVDQNVMGTLKNLGQSMLDHIQVIESVFQQDRGQGASMENLSKNVLVGKGQVTAVTALKELRKISNLLSEM; encoded by the exons ATGGTCATGCCTCCTTCTCTGGTGGATCCATTGTTACCGTCTCCTTCGAGCTCTGACTCTGTTCCTCCGAGATCGGCGCCGGAGAATCGGCGATTCGGTGATCTTAGAGGCTTCCAGTGGCGTATAAATCTTGGGGTGTTGCCGTCTGCGTCTTCAGCTTCCATTGATGTTCTTCGTCGGGTCACTGCTGATTGTAGAAGGAG GTATGCTAGTTTGAGAAGGCGCCTCCTTGTTGAACCACATGTTCGAAAGGATGGAACTAATTCACCTAATGCTGTCGTGGACAATCCACTTTCACAAAATCCAG ATAGTACATGGAGTCGCTTTTTTCGCAATGCAGAGCTGGAGAGAATGGTTGATCAGGATTTGTCACGCTTATACCCAGAACATGGCAGTTATTTCCAGACACCGGGATGCCAAGGCATGTTGAGACGAATTTTATTACTATGGTGTCTCAGGCACCCAGAATGTGGTTATAGACAAG GAATGCATGAATTACTTGCTCCTCTGCTTTATGTTCTCCAAGTTGATTTGGAGCGTCTTTCAGAAGTTCGGAAGCTTTATGAAGATCAATTCACAGACAGATTTGATGGCCTTCTATGCCAAGAGAATGATCTTGCTTACAGTTTCGATTTTATGAAATATCCAGACCAGGTAGAGAATGAAATTGGCTCCTGTGGAAATGCAATGAAAGTCAATAGTCTTGATGAACTTGATCCTGAGATAAGGACTATTGTATTGCTAAGTGATGCATATGGAGCTGAAGGTGAACTGGGCATCGTTTTATCTGAGAAATTCATGGAACATGATGGTTACTGTATGTTTGATGCTTTAATGAAGGGGTACCATGGTTCAGTTGCAATGGCGgatttcttctcttcctcccCTGTAGCTGGGTCCCATACTGGCCTTCCTCCAGTTATTGAAGCCTCTACTGCATTGTATCATTTGTTGTCTGTTGTGGATTCATCTCTGCATAGCCATCTTTTTGACCTTGGGGTTGAACCTCAGTACTTTTCTCTCCGATGGTTGCGAGTTTTATTTGGACGGGAATTTTCACTTGACAACCTCTTGCTCGTCTGGGATGAGATTTTCGCATCGGATAATAGCAAAAAAGAAAGAAGTGCAGATGATAACATAGAATGTGGGTTTGGGATCTTAAATTCACCTCGTGGAGCATTTATCTCAGCTATGGCTGTAGCAATGTTACTTCATTTGAGATCTTCACTACTTGCAGCTGAAAACCCTACAACCTGTCTCCAGAGATTACTAAACTTCCCTGAAAACATTGATATTGAAAAACTACTGGAGAAGGCTAAATCATTGCAGGACCTTGCATTAAGTGTTGATATTTCGTCCTCGTCGCTTTTGTTTGTAGGGTCTCATCACCAAAGTAAGTTTATGTCTACAAGACCCGTGACCTTTCCATCTGAATCTGTCTCTCCAAAAACTCCTCTGAACGTGGTACCTGATAGCTACTGGGAAGAAAAGTGGAGAGTTGCCCACAAGGATGAAGAGCTTAAGAAAGATGGTGCAGAAAATCAGGTTCCAACTCGGAAGAAGGGATGGACAGAAAAGGTAAAGTTCAGTTTAAGAAGAACAGAGTCTGATCCATCTCCATCTAGGATTCAGAATGGAAAAAAGGAACCTAAGGTATCTGTTAGGCGCAGTCTGTTAAAAGATCTTTGTAAGGCACTTGGCTCGGAGGAAGATACAGAAAAATTACAGGGTCCTGAAACCCTAGGCCAGCAAGATAATCTTTCTGAAGCAGTTGAAGTAGAGGAGCAAGGTGATGGCTGTAATGGTGACAACAATTACTCATCTGATGATAGAAGTCCCAGTGGGAATTCTGATTCATCTACATATTTTGACCCGACTAGTCCTCCTAATGAGGCCAATGATCATGAAATTACCTTAGAGAAAAGTAGTGTTGGGTCAAATTTATCCCTTGGTGAATGCAGTGAAACTTCAGATACCAGTCCTAATGATTCACTGCTTCCAATCTCTCATCCTCCTGAGAGCATACCTCAGGCATCAGGGTGCAATAATGACGATGCAGGAAATCCAGGATGCCATGAAATTTCAGAAGCCAGTTCCAATAATGAGGCTACAAAATCAGGGTGCAATAATGATGATGCAGGAAATCCTCAATGCAATGAAATTTCAGATAATGGTCCAAATAATTCACCATCTCCAATCTCTGGTCCTCCTGAGAACACACCTCAGACGTGCAATAATGATGATTCAGGAAATTCAGTCACACATCCTAAAgagagaaaacaaaataaattccAGTGGCTTTGGAAGTTTGGACGGAATAATGCTGACGTTATCTCTGAGAAAGTAGGAGGTGCTGCTGAGGCTACAAAACCTACCAACAGTTCTAGCAGCCAAAGTAATAGACCCGCGCCGGCCTCATCTACATCTAATGGTCATTGTAGTTCTGTTAGCTATGGAGGAGAATCTGTGGACCAGAATGTGATGGGAACTTTGAAGAATCTTGGGCAGTCTATGCTTGACCATATTCAG GTGATTGAATCTGTTTTCCAACAAGACCGGGGACAGGGAGCCTCAATGGAGAACTTATCTAAGAATGTTCTTGTTGGCAAAGGCCAGGTTACTGCCGTGACAGCTCTCAAGGAGCTTCGGAAAATTAGCAATCTTTTGTCGGAAATGTGA
- the LOC130722285 gene encoding uncharacterized protein LOC130722285: MDSESEDTKSQRESLSKKIKSKKNKKKQDDTSSETINAKVQVVPENPNKTSPIIGYFPSGFDPLKSYGSSSGPTGFQLYRHRNMTKRLQLVVSPAGAPVEFVGTSYTGEAAAGHRAMYALGVFDKKAQTLKVVPIAANKIFRLEPKVKALEALDKEPAISTVEELTPADSALKQRQTTAMLGTKRDIERNRRKDALRQGDDPESQKNLGEKVKDVAVNKEALESTEVHVSRNLPPYDASATTPQEAYILDKIIPKKEWEYLEDIYDMLQLGEEADFSAYPTFISNRIARLKGIKDEAEKKKMSCIFSYLNHLIKFKDQHTMQGVSSAKSHKIPPILRYKFSSMFGATESRRLPNDELNLLICYVLVLTLFSDEFRTDYTDISKDLRMSVLLVRQHYSDLGCKFLSQNKISYATLPVPLKFPDSKQRKRKR; the protein is encoded by the exons ATGGATTCGGAGTCTGAAGACACGAAATCACAGCGAGAGTCACTATCCAAGAAGATTAAAAGCAAGAAGAACAAAAAGAAACAGGATGATACTTCGTCTGAAACGATTAATGCTAAGGTCCAAGTTGTCCCTGAGAACCCGAATAAAACGTCTCCTATTATTGGCTATTTCCCTTCTGGCTTTGATCCACTCAAGTCTTATGGCAGCAGTTCTGGTCCAACTGGTTTCCAACTTTACCGGCACAGAAACATGACCAAAAGGCTTCAGCTTGTGGTCAGCCCTGCTGGCGCTCCGGTTGAATTCGTTGGAACAAGTTATACTGGAGAGGCTGCGGCTGGACACCGAGCCATGTATGCACTTGGAGTCTTTGACAAGAAAGCTCAGACTCTGAAAGTTGTGCCCATTGCTGCTAATAAG ATATTCAGGTTGGAGCCAAAAGTTAAAGCCTTGGAAGCGCTTGACAAGGAGCCTGCAATTTCAACAGTGGAAGAGCTGACTCCTGCAGATTCAGCTTTGAAACAGAGACAGACTACTGCTATGTTGGGAACAAAGAGGGACATAGAGAGG AATAGAAGGAAGGACGCTCTCAGACAGGGTGATGATCCTGAATCTCAGAAGAATCTGGGTGAAAAAGTTAAGGACGTTGCCGTTAACAAAGAGGCTCTTGAAAGTACAGAAGTTCATGTTTCTCGTAATTTACCACCATATGATGCTTCTGCAACTACACCTCAGGAGGCTTATATATTGGATAAAATCATCCCTAAAAAAGAATGGGAATACCTTGAAGACATTTATGATATGTTGCAACTTGGGGAGGAAGCAGACTTCAGTGCTTATCCAACTTTTATTTCCAACAGGATAGCAAGGTTAAAGGGGATTAAG GATGAGgcggaaaagaagaagatgtctTGCATATTCTCATACCTCAATCATCTTATAAAGTTTAAAGATCAGCACACCATGCAGGGTGTTTCCTCTGCAAAGAGCCATAAAATCCCCCCCATTCTGCGTTATAAATTTTCATCAATGTTTGGTGCTACTGAATCAAGAAGGCTGCCTAACGATGAGTTGAATCTGCTTATTTGTTATGTCCTGGTGCTGACTCTTTTCTCTGATGAATTCCGAACTGACTACACAGATATATCAAAGGATCTGAGGATGAGTGTATTGCTCGTGAGACAACATTATTCGGATTTGGGTTGCAAATTTCTAAGCCAGAATAAAATTTCCTATGCAACGCTTCCTGTCCCTCTTAAGTTTCCTGATTCGAAGCAAAGGAAGCGAAAAAGATAG
- the LOC130725588 gene encoding uncharacterized protein LOC130725588 — IGPILSAGSSNYKVQVVNEHPNKTPLIIGYFPSGFDPLKSYGGSSSGSTDFQLYRHKNLTKRLELVVRPAGAPVEFVGKSYSGEAAAGHRTVHALGVFDKEAQTLKIVPIAANKIFRLEPYVKAEAAADKELANSTIEEPTQQEKEWKKSETTALFGTKRENNKDKKKRALGEGDDPDSQKNLAVKLENVVLNKKALESTETHVSRNLPPYDASATTPQEAYVLDKIILEEDWCDLEDIYNMLQLGEEADFSAYPTFICNRIARLKQIKDESEKKKISCIYSYINHLIKFKDQHTLDGVSSAKSHKIPPILRHKFSSMFGVFESKSLPPDKLSLLICYVLVLTLFCDEFQTDYTDISKDLRKGESLVRDCYNKLGCKIPPQKKICTLPVPLKFPPDSNQRKRKR, encoded by the exons ATTGGGCCTATTTTGAGCGCGGGGAGTTCTAATTATAAGGTCCAAGTTGTCAATGAGCACCCGAATAAAACACCTCTAATTATTGGCTATTTCCCTTCTGGCTTTGATCCACTCAAGTCTTATGGAGGCAGCAGTTCTGGCTCAACTGATTTCCAACTTTACCGACACAAGAACTTGACCAAAAGGCTGGAGCTCGTGGTACGCCCTGCCGGTGCTCCAGTAGAATTTGTTGGAAAGAGTTATTCAGGTGAGGCCGCGGCCGGACACCGAACTGTGCATGCACTTGGAGTTTTTGACAAGGAAGCTCAGACCCTGAAGATTGTGCCAATTGCTGCTAACAAG ATATTCAGGTTGGAACCATATGTTAAAGCCGAAGCTGCTGCTGACAAGGAGCTTGCAAACTCAACTATAGAAGAGCCGACTCAGCAAGAGAAAGAATGGAAAAAGAGTGAGACTACTGCTTTGTTTGGAACAAAAAGGGAAAATAACAAG GATAAAAAGAAGCGAGCTCTCGGAGAGGGTGATGATCCTGATTCTCAAAAGAATCTGGCTGTAAAATTGGAAAATGTTGTTTTAAACAAAAAAGCTCTTGAAAGTACAGAAACTCACGTCTCTCGCAATTTACCACCATATGATGCTTCTGCAACTACACCTCAGGAGGCTTATGTATTGGATAAAATCATCCTTGAAGAAGATTGGTGTGACCTTGAAGACATTTATAATATGTTGCAACTTGGAGAGGAAGCAGACTTCAGTGCTTACCCAACTTTTATTTGCAACAGGATAGCAAGGTTGAAGCAGATTAAG GATGAGtcagaaaagaagaagatttcTTGCATATACTCATACATCAATCATCTTATAAAGTTTAAAGATCAGCACACTTTGGATGGTGTTTCCTCTGCAAAGAGCCATAAAATTCCCCCCATTCTGCGTCATAAATTTTCATCAATGTTTGGtgtttttgaatcaaaaagtcTGCCTCCCGACAAGTTAAGTCTTCTCATTTGTTATGTCTTGGTGCTGACTCTTTTCTGTGATGAATTCCAAACTGACTACACAGATATATCAAAGGATCTGAGGAAGGGTGAATCGTTGGTGAGGGATTGTTATAATAAATTGGGTTGCAAAATTCCACCCCAGAAAAAGATTTGCACGCTTCCTGTCCCTCTTAAGTTTCCTCCTGATTCGAACCAAAGGAAGCGAAAAAGGTAG